In Gossypium hirsutum isolate 1008001.06 chromosome D06, Gossypium_hirsutum_v2.1, whole genome shotgun sequence, one genomic interval encodes:
- the LOC107923170 gene encoding uncharacterized protein encodes MEQSFFDRMITHLRSSCKYYTGYPKDLGPSRVIHFKSEREFVQLLQQGHPVVVAFTIRGNYTKHLDKVLEEAAVEFYPNVKFMRVECPKYPGFCITRQKNEYPFIEIFHSPEQAADQGRVVDPSTTRYSVKVLPFNYNLSAYGFREFFKRHGIQTSDRK; translated from the exons ATGGAGCAATCATTTTTTGATAGAATGATCACCCATCTCCGTTCATCTTGCAA GTATTATACTGGTTATCCTAAAGATCTTGGACCATCACGAGTTATTCATTTCAAATCCGAGCGTGAATTTGTACAGCTACTTCAGCAAGGTCATCCCGTTGTTGTTGCATTCACTATCAG GGGGAACTACACAAAGCATCTTGACAAAGTACTGGAGGAAGCTGCTGTTGAGTTCTATCCGAATGTTAAATTTATGCGC GTTGAGTGCCCAAAATATCCAGGGTTTTGTATAACACGGCAGAAGAATGAATACCCATTCATTGAAATATTTCATAGTCCAGAGCAA GCAGCAGATCAAGGGAGGGTTGTCGATCCAAGTACCACAAGATATTCTGTAAAAGTTCTACCT TTCAATTACAATCTCAGTGCTTATGGATTTAGAGAATTCTTCAAGCGCCATGGGATTCAAACATCAGACCGAAAGTAA